In the genome of Candoia aspera isolate rCanAsp1 chromosome 1, rCanAsp1.hap2, whole genome shotgun sequence, one region contains:
- the TMEM37 gene encoding voltage-dependent calcium channel gamma-like subunit yields the protein MTAIAAQTQWLLTHRRPKKSFFETFIRGLIILCVAIAIVLLSIAVCDGHWLFTKGKLFGLWHFCTIGSNSTLKCTTDLSVTNIRGISIGMTFARSMASFAVVVAIFGLELLMVSQVCEDINSRRKWSMGSVLILFSFLLSSAGVVSFLILLRDYITITSFTLTYWCEFIATFLFFLNGISGLHLNNLTFPWNRVRKN from the exons ATGACAGCCATAGCAGCGCAG ACCCAGTGGTTACTTACTCATAGAAGACCAAAGAAATCATTCTTTGAGACATTTATCCGGGGCCTGATTATCCTCTGCGTTGCAATTGCCATTGTTCTATTGTCCATTGCAGTATGTGATGGCCATTGGCTTTTTACAAAAGGAAAACTCTTTGGGCTGTGGCATTTCTGTACCATTGGAAGCAACAGCACCTTGAAATGTACCACCGATCTCTCTGTGACCAATATCAGAGGGATAAGCATAGGAATGACATTTGCAAGAAGTATGGCgtcttttgctgttgttgttgcaatCTTTGGCCTGGAACTTCTCATGGTCTCTCAAGTCTGTGAAGACATCAACTCAAGGAGAAAATGGTCCATGGGCTCAGTCCTCATTCTTTTCTCATTTCTGCTGTCATCTGCTGGAGTGGTGAGCTTCCTAATCCTTCTGAGGGACTATATCACTATCACAAGTTTTACGTTAACCTATTGGTGTGAATTTATTGCaacattccttttcttccttaatGGAATCAGTGGACTTCACCTTAACAATCTAACCTTTCCATGGAACAGAGTGAGAAAAAATTAA